Sequence from the bacterium genome:
AGACCAGCGGCATGGTGAAGCTGTGGACATGGGCGGTTTGGAGGAGCTGGGCGTAGAGCTTGGCCATCTCCATCCCGCCTTGGGCCTCATTCCCCAGGTAGTGAGCGATCGTCTTCTGATGGTCGAGGCCGTAATGAAGCTGGCTCATCAGGGCGGCGACGCCGAAACCCAGCGAAGCCAAGAAAAGATAGGCCGTCAGCGCCCACTTCATCCCGCCGTTGAGATTTTTCATTCTGACATCGGATTCCATAAATGATCCCGTAGCCAGGGCCTTAGGCCCGCTTTTTTAGGCCCGTTAAGACGGGGCTAAAGCCCCTCGCTACGATTTTCCATAGAAGATCTGCCAAAGCGCCAAGGCTCGCTTCACTCCGACGACCAAGGCATGCGAGGAGAGCGTCGCCCCGCTGATGTTGACGATGTCGCCGTGGAGCCGAAGCTCGCTGTTGAGACTTTTTTGCTTGAACTGGTTGAGGAAGCGCTTGGAGGCAACGTCACCGCCGTGGCTTTCGCGGTAAACCATGATCTCGACCGCCGAGACATTTCCCTGGGGCTCGATGCGGGTGACGAAGGTGATGGGCTGGACCTTGCCGACCTGCTCGTCGATGATCGCGTAGCCGTCGACCTGACCACCGCTGCGTCCCAGATAAAAGGTGTATTGGCCCTTCGGCAGGTCATAGCCGAGGAGGGCTTGAGCCTTTTGGCGCTGCTCGGCGCTGACCGGGTGATCCTCTTTGATCACCTCTTGCGAATCCTTGAAAATCAGTTTCAAGGCATCGGCCGGGGTCAGGTAGACGGTCGTTTGGG
This genomic interval carries:
- a CDS encoding FMN-binding protein, coding for MRKFFSILSLLFCLTLVSIASAQTTVYLTPADALKLIFKDSQEVIKEDHPVSAEQRQKAQALLGYDLPKGQYTFYLGRSGGQVDGYAIIDEQVGKVQPITFVTRIEPQGNVSAVEIMVYRESHGGDVASKRFLNQFKQKSLNSELRLHGDIVNISGATLSSHALVVGVKRALALWQIFYGKS